In Cololabis saira isolate AMF1-May2022 chromosome 4, fColSai1.1, whole genome shotgun sequence, one DNA window encodes the following:
- the capns1b gene encoding calpain small subunit 1b codes for MFLAKNLIGGIIDMVSNIDPAQFMPSDPPPPRRPLNFSEAHESDEEKQFRRVFQQLAGDDMEVSPNELKNILNKIISKHGGLKTDGFSIESCRSMVAVMDSDSTGKLGFHEFKYLWNNIKRWQGIYLSHDADSSGVIGAHELPRAFKAAGFPLNDQLYKLIIRRYSDEKGDMDFDNFIGCLVRLDAMCRAFKTLDKDDNGSIQLDVKEWLQLTMYS; via the exons ATGTTTCTGGCCAAGAACTTGATCGGCGGCATCATCGACATGGTGAG CAACATCGACCCGGCCCAGTTCATGCCGTCCGACCCG cctcCCCCCCGCAGGCCTCTCAACTTCTCCGAGGCCCACGAGAGCGATGAGGAGAAGCAGTTCCGGAGGGTTTTCCAGCAGCTGGCCGGAGAC gacaTGGAGGTGAGCCCCAACGAGCTGAAGAACATCCTCAACAAGATCATCTCCAAAC ACGGAGGCCTGAAGACCGACGGGTTCAGCATCGAGTCCTGCAGGAGCATGGTGGCCGTCATGGAC TCCGACAGCACGGGGAAACTGGGCTTCCACGAGTTCAAGTACCTGTGGAACAACATCAAGAGGTGGCAG GGCATCTACTTGTCCCACGATGCCGACTCCTCCGGGGTGATCGGGGCCCACGAGCTGCCGAGGGCCTTCAAGGCTGCAG ggTTCCCTCTGAACGACCAGCTCTATAAGCTGATAATCCGTCGCTATAGCGACGAGAAAGGCGACATGGACTTTGATAATTTCATCGGCTGCCTGGTGCGACTGGACGCCATGTGCA GAGCGTTTAAGACGCTGGACAAGGACGACAACGGCTCCATCCAGCTGGACGTCAAGGAG TGGCTCCAGCTGACCATGTACTCGTGA